Part of the Mya arenaria isolate MELC-2E11 chromosome 8, ASM2691426v1 genome, AACAAATAGATttcagaaaaatgtttaaacgtgTAGTGCCAATTATAAAAAGTGACTATAAGAAATgccattgattttgttttcttatacaCATTTAGgatgtttaatttcattgtgTGAGCTCCTTTacctttttttagttttgtaatTCAATAAAGATTAATGCTCTTGTTAAATGCATGCAAAAAATTATGACTgtaatgggttttttttatttgttgttttttaaattatagacaagaataaatgttttaactgcATTATTGTAGCCCAGAGCCCTGTAAATTCTACACCTGTAAATTTGAAATTACGCCTGTAAATTCTTCACCTGTAAATCTGAAATTACGCCTGTAAATCTGAAATTATAACGCCTGTAAATTCTACACCTGCAAATCTGAAATTACGCCTGTAAATTCTACACCTGTAAATCTAAAATTACGCCTGTAAATTCTAGACCTGTAAATTGGAAATTACACCTGTAAAATATTGCTGAGAATTACgcctaatttaaatatttcgcGCAATTTTACAGGTCGTTTACACCTGTATTACAGGTCTTTTACACCTGTAAATGAACTTTGATTAAAGTGAATTCCAGCTGTAATTCTTAGAATTACAGTtgtaaaatcatgaaaaaacaCAGGTCCTTTACAGGTCTTTTACTGGTCTTTTACAGTTGGAAATTTTGTACAGGGGCCTAACCCTCGCCTGCCATTTATGTTTACTACTGTCAGTTTGTTGGCCATTTTTTCTTTGGCACAACATGGCTGATTTAATAACAAGATCAAGTTCATCTGTCTGCAAACCAGCTGAATACATACGTTTGAGTCAGTAATATCATACTATCAACAACTTGACTGCATGGTTTGCCATAAAGATTTTTACACTTGCAGGTCTGAGCAAAGAAATCATCAGTTTTCTTTCTCTGTCTTATTTAATAAATCCTCTGCAGAAGGTATTACATATATCATCATCTGATTCATCATTGACAGAATTACTTTCATGGCTAGAATCATTTTCTGAATCAGACTGACTATATTCTATCTCACTTGCACCAGAACCCTCTGGACACAAAActtcatgaaaataaagtctATCAACTTCTAATAACTCTTCGTGAAATAAATGGTCTTGGCTTAATTCGTAGGGGATGGTGCTTGCTTGACTCAACTGGGACATTTTCATAAgcttcctagtcaaatagccTCCAAGTCAAATAGCCTCCAAGCAAATAGCccccatttttgtcaaaaagcccccactcacattttaaagttggtcaaatagccccccaAAAACGCCCCcacttttttttatatgtttatatgcatACTTATGTTAtcccaaaacatttttaaacctttaatttgataaaattaagtgcaaataacattataaatctgtttttaaatatataatatgaataatatattgttacttaaaatctacattttaaatgtttctaagtcataagttatttttttgtgtttttctttattttttacgcagcaaaattgaataacaacaagaatatatataatataacctttttttaattttgaaataatttacatattaattattcacatcacatttacaatgtatggtgaatacataataataaagttctTATTCAGATGTCACTGATTTTCAGTATCATTTGTGTGCACATATATTGATGCAATCTTTTTTAGTAGGCAGGTGTCGGTCAGATCGCCAGATCGGTACAGGTCCCATGCAGCAActcaacatttaaaacatatagccttcaaataataataataataatgataatgcataacaaatacacCAAAAGGGCAAAAACTAACCTGTATTGCACGTGCGGTGCTGCCATCTCCCGCACTGCTCGCATTCCACTCCATGCTGCTAAGGCCACACCTCCTTCTCACAATCTACACAAGGATAGTCCATTTTGCAACCAAACActcacaattaataaatatgatttaataaaaatgaaaaaatccaATATACACTAAAAAATTGTCAATACAActtaacaaaaatgaataatccAATATACTGGCTTAGGTCACAAATtcgaacactttttgaggtttttcacaatcATCTTGGATAGTTTTTGTTGTAATAAGATAAAATTGCGTataaaacatctttggttaaaagataaaattgcgtataaaacatctttggttaatgtgacaacatctgCCAAACTACAGGGTCACGACCTCATaaattttatgtcgaaaatccTTCATTATATGGGCAGTAAATCATccttaaatttatgctatggagggcacaaatactgACCACTTgcaaagcgaaaatacatggtcatagaattataattaataagtatgctatattaaattaataagtatgctatattaaatagcACTTAGCTGTCAAGTCTGATGTTTTATACGCAATTTTATCttttaaccaaagatgtttcatacgcaatTTTATCttatgaccctcaaacttgacatttagattttattgtttccgatgtttttcaaaacatgcagttcaaatgtaaagcgtgaattctatttataacaagagatgttttaagattatgaccattcaaagtgtgaggatagagtttgttatgaccatgaccgttgactctatgacctcaaaatccataggagtcatcagctggtcaccaaaattctaaatgtcaagtttgagggtcatgggtgcaggcattgacaagttatcacacagacaggcttttttcattcaaggtcactgtgaccttgacctttgacccaatgaccccttaaatcataaggggtcatctacaggtcagacacaactccaagtcaggtttgagggccatgggtgcaggcattgacaagttatcacacagacaggcttttttcattcaaggtcactgtgaacttgacctttgacccaatgactcctaaaatcaataagggtcatttcctggtcaggcccaacttccatgtcaagtctgatgatcatagattcagtcgttgttgagatatcactgggagaagatttgtttacttttttgtgttaaaggttactgtgaccttgaccttggccagATGAACCCCAAtgtcaataggggtcatctactggtcaggcctaaccttcatgtcaagtttgatgaccataggtccagaaattgtcgagtttgctttcaagatcactgtgaccttgacctttgaccccttaaatcaataggggtcatctactggtcaggcccaacctccaagtcaagtttaatggccatgggcgcaggcattgttgagttgtcacacggacaaccttttactatTCAAGGGCACTtctaccttgacctttggcctgatgacccgaAAAATTAATAGAGGcaatctactggtcaggcccaatatccaagtcaggtttgagagccattggtgcaggcattgtcaagttgtCACTCACACAATCTTTAAccagtcaaggtcactgcgaccttgacctttggtccgatgaaccccaaaaacaataggggtcatctactggtcatgcccaacctccaagtcaagtttgagggccatgggtaaaGGCTTGGCCAAGTTATCACTCAACAACCTTTTACCactcaaggtcactgtggccTTGACATTTGGCCCAATTACccctaaaaacaataggggtcatctactggtcaagcccaacctccaagtcaagtttgagggccatgggtgcaggcattgtcaagttatcattcagacaactttttaccattcaaagtcactgtgaccttgacctttggccagatgacccccaaaaacaataggggtcatctactggtcaggccaaacctccaagtcaattttgagggccatggatgcaggcattgttgagttatcacacacacaaccttttaccattcaaggtcactgtgaccttgacctttggcccgacgACCCTCAAAAACAAAAGGTGTCATCCACTGGCCAGGCCCatcctccaagtcaagtttgaaggccatgggtgcaggcattgtcaagttatctctcagacaacctttttaccatttaaggtcactgtgaccttgacctttggcccgatgaccccctaaaattataggggtcatctactggtcaggcccaacctccaagtcaagtatgagggccatgggtgcagacattgttgagttatcgctcggacaaccttttaccatacaaggtcactgtgaccttgacctttggcccgatgatcccccaaaacaataggggtcatctactggttggGCCCAACTTTCATATCAAGTTTTATGACCATAGGGATAGGCATTgctgagttatcactcggacaagctttaaaataatttcaccaTTAAATGtcaccctattgattttagggctcatctggtcaaaggtcaaggtcacagtgacctttaatggtaaaattattttaaagcttgtccgagtgataacaagtcaagtcaagtttaatggccatgggcgcaggcatttttgagttatcacacggacaaccttttactattcaagggcactttgaccttgacctttggcctgatgacccctaaaattaatagaggcaatctactggtcaggcccaatctccaagtcaagtttgagggccattggtgcatgaattgttgagttatcaatcagacaagcttttgtctaccgacagaccgaccgacctactgaccgacatgtgcaaagcaatatatccCTCTTCTTCTTCACATGTAGATTGATTGTGATTgatacattcattcattcattcattcattgagTGAGTGAATTTTGGTTTGTTTCAAATACTTTTACACTTTTACGGCTAAAattcattatcaaaatatagAAATGCAGATTCTTAAAAATATAGTGTGTTATAGCCTTACCCCCATCAGGGCCTCGCAGTGACCTGGATCTATTTATATTATGCTTATAAATAGAAGGTCACACTTTATGATGTTTTTGAGTCGATTGTTTCCGTATCATTTAATTTGGATTCAAATACTGAGCGGTTCTTGAGTTTgattagaaatgaaaacaaactatgaCGGAATAgcaatctatttttagataaaatatcattttttaagcGATCGGGATTTACATACTCCATTTCACCGAGTGAATGGTGATTCACTGTGCATGAAATGAACGTTTTGCGTTcatgaatcaaaatattttgtgaatgtgtACTTCAGCAGAGGCTGAGGTTTGAACTAAATATTATTCATGCCAAGTTTGAAGTTACTAGAACCAAAACTCgcaaagatattgttaaaaaactgtaaaaatgttcggatttacaaactcaaccagtatatcttaaaaatattacaatataccttcaaaaatttatacaaatatcttgaaaatattACTACTTACCTTCAAATGTATCCCGGAGCAACCGGTTTTCGACCACCtaaggattatttacatttcaatcataaataagtgattataaaagataaatgtttgtgtgtaccatttaaagcaatcattcatctttgtaaaaacaaaaaaaataaaatctgtttcaatcatcTGTTGTTTATAATTTGCATCCAAAATGGTGGCTGTCACATGTTTTATTTGACCTAAATACAACCTGTtttcgaccatgacctttaactatacttcagaacaaaagtttgtgcacaatagttttcatgttatttgtattatttgttttaactgtttaaagtactatatttttttttaaataattaaacgtTTACATATTTGCCAGTCACTTTATAGTTACTTATCTCCACAAGAGGGGCAAAGGAATGCATCATCCCATTTAATGGCTTTaacatgtgtacaaaatgataaattcacccATCATGAACCCTGGTATCACTGGCCCAACTCTGAATGAGCCTCATATGACCTGCATAGGctgcaatatgtttaattttatgaatactgagagcccaaatttaatttaatatagttACCTGTAGctaaatttcatacattttaaaataagcaataccTGGTATACCATATTTTGATGCGCTTTTAATGTTGTGCACTATACTTAGAACACTATATAAATATGGAACACCTGTGATAAAAAGCCTTTTTCCGATTCAAatcagtttatttacaatttaatcaataaagacgcTAGCCTTAGATACAAGTTCAAAAGAACATGATACTCtggtaagtatttcaaatgctgCTTTCATTCAAAGTTTTTATGTTCAAGTGTCAATACATGGCACGCGGGGGGAATAAAGTTCATGGttgccacaatcacagcatactggTATAGTctgcacttttttaattaaatcgtCAAATTTAActtacaaaaatgacaaaaaacaacctggatttaaaataaattattaatttactaaaacaaatcatgtagcaataattttaaaaggatacataaaaataactaactaactaaaactgttccatatcTAGGTACTCTGAGAACAAAAATGGCAGTTCTTGACTGTAAGGTTCctaaagtacttttcatgcagattggtagtatcttgaaaaataccatttatatcaaccaattggtcttgaattcttgtatgctgatggaaaattttgtagttgtggtgcaagtctaactaaaaatatttttccaaaaggGAAGATATGTATGATTTTTtgatgtacagtcgaaccccattggctgaAACCCGCTtagctcgatttcctcgttggctcgagctgAAGGTAATGGACTGATTTCCTAACAGTAGGGCATAGGTTTTAGGCTCAGGTTGAAATGTTAAATCtggtaaacaaaaacaacatgattttaaaaaagtattttacatgtgaaatcattctaaatgaagggttaaatttggcattaattaaaaatggcttattggtgttgtttcaagaaaaacttatgtttttttaacactaGCATttccattctttttcaaatgaagtttccTGACAGCTCTACTGGTTGGAGAGCAGTAGCCTGCGGAAAGCAGTAGCCGGCAATCGCTTTTTATTGATGTGTTTTTAAATCTCTTAAATAAGGTGGGAATGGTAAAAAAGAACCATATCCAAGCAACACCATTTGCATCGAATCCAACACAAAGCgtacgtttaaacattttatttacaaaaagtattgGAAATGTCAAAAAGTTTGCCAACTTTCTCGTGGGGGATGCTCACGTGAATgttactgcgcatgcgcaattgAATAAGTTTGCATATCTAATTATAGCACTAGCATTTACCGACAGTCAAGTGTTGGTTATAAACGATTATTCGTCGATGAATCACAGcaaaatgaatttttaaaaaaagcctgTTGAAAggatattttcatattgcccgtcaattgctttcaaacaatattgagacatattcaaattttatgtatccatggtgtgcagtgctccagccaggatttgaaaagggcagggtggagttttgaaaagggcaagctacatgagtcgTGTAGGGGCGATTGGGGGTGGTCGTGGgaggggtccacccctgtcacaaggTGTTTTTTGTGcgtgttattattttatttatttattttttttttttttttggggggggggggggtctccccctagaatttgttttgtttacatactcaatttaaatcattttccatgattttcagacttagagctaagggaagtaaccgatactttaagttttaacagtactttcatttagtttttctttgcgTTCAAATCGCTTTATGATGGCGGACGGCCGGGGGGGGACATCGATCCAAAAATATTAGATTACCCTGGATATCGGTCGTCCAGGTGCTGGAAAAGTGCAAATTATTCCCGCGAAATggttagggtcattcaagcccagattcttataaaactaggcttgatcgaccccagctgtgctcacatattgaaatgaacgtcaagATCAGTCGATGTAACAACtgtttgaagaatggaaatgtttACCGTCCTACTCCGAAAATACGTTTCCAAGTACTCGTTATTTTTTATAGCTAATGTCATCCAAAACCAATGtgttatgtctcatttttttcaatttatttttaaaaaccggtttaataatgcaccagtcagttgtcaattgtaaccaacccccccccccccccccccccgtccggggaatagtggggactttgactttcggtccagccaagccggGCCAAAGTGCTCTAGCTGTGGGAAGGAACTGCTcgtgaaacccccgccaaatgcccctgaaCCCACAGGAATCTTATGTTAGGCCCATTcccgggaagacaaaaccactgcattcaatCAGCACTGTGGAGCCACCTAGAAGGTAAAAATacagcccatttccctggctttccctggtatacccccggaacagggggggggggctgtggttaaaattgactggtgcataagtcattgacaaatttgttcaaatgacaaaacatatgtatcatACAGGATAAGACATGGTTGAAAAATGCCTTTGGTAATTATTATGtgcactggggcaattatcaaccaaaagccatggtcaaccatgtattatctttataatttacataataatgtaatagttataaatatataatatttttataatatttatttgtcatCTTAAGTAAACCTCACCATGAAGTGTTCCCTTACTTCATAAAccttggaatattttttttaataatatttagaattattcaatatgccagaaataataccTGTTTTCTGACTGAagcataagaaatgaaatacacatgaaaacaaaggtccttattgatatatacatcagaaaatgatgcttttgtgATACTGTCTGATTACAGCTGATTAATCGGATAATGGATCGATCAGGTTTCCGATTAAGCGATTATGAAAATCCAAGGTGATTGCCCATCACTACTACATAGATAAGATTGATTTTGTTACAGTAATAAGAATATGTATTAAAGGTTCTTTATTGGATATATTACTTATGAATCAGAGACATCCATCCTTGCCAAGTTGCATTATTATGTCTTATTATATGCAGGTACGCCCTGAAACCATTCCTCATGACCCCTTTTATTAGGGTTGACAGTGAAGCAAAGGAAAGATATCAACAGGCACACACTCGGACAAGGGCCTGCATCGAGAGAGCATTTGGCAGGCTTAAGAGGAgatttcatgttttacattcaGAGGTACTACTTGTGTATATATGAATAATGGttgtatattaattaatgttatttattagtGTTTAAACTACATGTTGTGTGCCTTACTGTTGCCTTAATTTAATTTCCGCTTAATGTATTGTGCTAGTATTTAaatcatgaacatattttatcttgtaacttttaatgtatctggttatttttataaaaataatgaagcCTATAATCTTATTGCAACCTATGCATTTATACTATAACATGTGATATTATGATCTTGAATCTTTCTTGGTcttttgtttgtatgttattgGATAATCTATTATGTCGGAAATAGCTAGTGTTATTTATGATTATCATAAccgattttaaataagattaatttatCTTATCGTATCGTTTCTTAATAGTTATAGTATTAGTACACGCacttaaacaaacaccaaaccgATCATGCATGTACGCGCACACGTTCAAATATTCacctttttcaattaaattatataattttacagaTACGCCTCAGACCAGAAAAGGCATGCAAGGTAGCTGTGGCATGTGTAATCCTACATAATATTGCAGTGGACATGAACATGCCTATGGACGACGATGAGTTCATTCAGCCACAGAATGGGAATGATGGAGTACACCAAGATGGTGGTACTGGCGTTGCCACTAGAGACTTCATTGTGGAAAACTTCTTCTCTGTGTAGTATCGATAtggacttatatatatataccactGCTATCATAAATGctcgttcatcatcaccactgctcGTTATTCATCACCACTGCTCATTCTTCATCACCATTGttagttcatcatcaccactgttagtTCATCATCACAACTGTTAGTTAatcatcaccactgttagtTTATCATCATCGCTGTTAGATTTATCAACATCTTCATACACCTcttgaagtaaaaaataataattcttacATTGTTTGCTCTTCattcataattgtttgtgtattgtGTAAAGGCacttattaatgaaaaacaacaccTGTTGGATACACGGATTTTTTACGTGCTCACTTTATTTTGGCAAGTAAGGTAAATCGCTCAGAATGGCCCAAATATTGCAGACAGACGATTCACactgaattaaaaacatcatgTAGGTAACTTTACAAGCTCGTACATAAATTGCAAacagtcaaataataaataaacgcCATGAAAACCAGGATGAAATAAACCATAtcacatgttcatgtttaactcTCGAAGAAGGTTGTCCGGATGAATCCGTCTATTTCCTCTGTatccagtttttttttcatatttttccatcaCTCTCAGCTTCACCCGATTGATTTCcttctgtaaaacaaaacaaaacataaacaactttgCCGATTTGGTAATACAATCTTTATTATTTGgcataaacaattcatttaacatataattGTTGTGGTTGAAACCCCTTTTGcattgaactacatgtacatttatactttttgtaaCATCCTCCGTACCCTTAGTCTTTTTCATACCTCTTGCTGTGCCAATTACACctgattttaaaagtatataatttgCCAATCAATGAGTTCCTCTGCTTTGGTCTTCCTTCTCTTGACACTATTAACAATAAGGATTATGATAATAAGGATCATAATAATATGATGTTATAACAGTGAACTGAAACTATTGTTAATTGtgacaaaaattatcaaataacgtGTGGATTCAAACTGTTAATGTTGAAGTTTACTCAATTtgtgtatatttcatatatcgTATTTTTACAATGCAGTTGTTTGAATACATGGCAAATACTTACACACGTTCCTGTTTGTGTTCTTGGTAACTGCTCTTTGATGGTCCTGCAGTAGGCTGTGCCGCCATCATGATCTTGGATGGCGGGGGTAACTTTGATGACCTAAGGCTTTCACTCTCCGCATCTTCTTCATCTGTTAAATTTGGTATAAACGAGACCATtttcgaaacaaaataaatgttgtaacaATTAAGATAAGGAAGGCAACTGTGTCAACTAGAATTATAGTCAGAGTCGATTTTTTTTCGGACGTTTTAACTTAGACGAAGTATTTGAAGGTGAAGGATGTGAACAACGATGCACCTCTAATTTACATTGGATTAACGACTTTATAGCAAAATCACCGTTTGGAAATAGATTAAGGTAAGAAATCAATATCGTTTTATGCCTTCTATATATGTATGATCTTAGCCTGTTACCCGCCttcttcaattataatcaatattttccgtTGAAGGattttgttactaaaaatagaaacacaataacatatgtatatacgaggctatgatttgtttattttaactaagAGATTCCCTTTCATGTATCAGACgacattatgttttatatatcaaattatcatgtttatcacGAAATTACCTGGCTCATCAGAGTCCATTCCACCTACAACTCCATTGAAACTGGCATCagcatgtatatatacaattcTATTGGCTTGATCTGTAGCCTTCTTTAGCGTGTCAGTACCCCGCCCACTCTCTCTCCGCTGGAGCCTTTCACTGTTACAACACAAATTAAAGTATCAATAAAgagtttgaataaacaaatttagTGTTCCTGGCCAAATTTTAAGCTTTACTCTGAATCAAAAATaacgttttcatttaaacatgtatattaagttgttttatgaataaaaaatgcatttaattcagTACATCTGTCATGctgaatatatttcaaaatattaacaataacactttttaaatataatatcagaCTACCTTGTTATCTCAGCCTTGGCATTTTTTCGCATGTTCTGCCATTTAACACTGATTTCATCGCCAGTCCGAACAGCACACCCCAGGGCAGAACATTTGACACCTATTTCTTcccattttcttttctttttctcattAGAAATTTTATCAGTAAATTTGTTAGTCAGCATTTCCCTTGTATCGAAGTCTCCCATACATTCCTCTATAATCAAAgtttcatacatgccatattttctggagaccattcagggggatttgttcaa contains:
- the LOC128242354 gene encoding putative nuclease HARBI1 isoform X1, whose product is MNVKISRCNNCLKNGNVYRPTPKIRFQLINRIMDRSGFRLSDYENPRYALKPFLMTPFIRVDSEAKERYQQAHTRTRACIERAFGRLKRRFHVLHSEIRLRPEKACKVAVACVILHNIAVDMNMPMDDDEFIQPQNGNDGVHQDGGTGVATRDFIVENFFSV
- the LOC128242354 gene encoding putative nuclease HARBI1 isoform X2 — translated: MEMFTVLLRKYVSKYALKPFLMTPFIRVDSEAKERYQQAHTRTRACIERAFGRLKRRFHVLHSEIRLRPEKACKVAVACVILHNIAVDMNMPMDDDEFIQPQNGNDGVHQDGGTGVATRDFIVENFFSV